The following DNA comes from Deltaproteobacteria bacterium.
TTTCAGTTTGTCCGGTGTTGCGTCTTCCATAAATGGGATTTGAGCAATGATTGGAAATGGGCTGTGGTCTTGAATACCCGAGAGGGCAGATGGGTCCGGTTCACCGCTGAGAATGATGCCGGCGGTGTCCACGCCCATTGCGCTGAGGTGATAAGCGCTGAGCAGGGTATGATTAATGGTTCCAAGACGCGTTGAGGAGACTAGAATCACACTCAGTCCAAGGACTCGAATCAAATCTGTCATCAGGAGTGTAGAGCTTAAAGGCACCAATAAGCCTCCAGCACCTTCTACGACCCAGCGAGAGCCGTCACCACGATGATTGGCGGCTATCTCTTGTAGACTGTCCAAGGTGATGTTGTCATTTTCAAGGTTGGCCGCGTGATGCGGTGAGGCAGGCTC
Coding sequences within:
- the bioD gene encoding dethiobiotin synthase — encoded protein: MQGLFITGTDTDVGKTFVSAALMAAAPHNVRYWKPIQTGAPEHCDTETVLRLTARSAESALHEGLRFKEPASPHHAANLENDNITLDSLQEIAANHRGDGSRWVVEGAGGLLVPLSSTLLMTDLIRVLGLSVILVSSTRLGTINHTLLSAYHLSAMGVDTAGIILSGEPDPSALSGIQDHSPFPIIAQIPFMEDATPDKLKSLSISLWEHPALKERIQ